AATCGATACATCTCCCCGGGCCTGGAGTTGCGGCATTTACGACGAAGCCCGCCGCGGCTGGCTCTACCCGCTGGATAAAAACCCGGCCGCCAAAAAAGCTTTCAAACACGGGGAATGGAACAAGGTCCGCATCGAAGCAATCGGCGACACAATCCGTACCTGGCTCAACGGAATCCCCTGTGCCAATCTCGTCGATAACATGACGCCGGAAGGCATCATTGCGCTGCAAGTCCATGGCATTGGAGGCAACAAGGATCTGGCCGGAAAAACCATCGAATGGAAAAATATCCGCATCATGACGGATGATCTGGACAAGGAAGCGACTCCCGACAAGGGCGATATCCCTCAGTTCAACAATATCGACAATCACATTTCCGCCCGGGAAGCAGCAGACGGCTGGAAACTGCTCTGGGATGGCAAAACGACAACCGGATGGAGAGGCGCCAAATTGGCCCAATTCCCCGATCATGGTTGGAAGATAGACCCGGAAAAAGGCACGCTCACCGTCCTCAAGTCCGGTGGGGCCGAATCCGCCAATGGCGGAGATATTGTCACGGAAAAGAAATACAAGAATTTCGAATTGCTCGTAGATTTCAAAATCACCAAAGGAGCCAACAGCGGTATCAAATACTTCGTCGATACCAACCTGAATAAAGGTGAAGGTTCCTCCATCGGATGCGAATTCCAAATCCTTGACGATCAAAACCATCCCGATGCCAAACTCGGCAAGAACGGCAATCGCAAACTCGGTTCACTCTACGATCTCATTCCCGCTCCGGAGAACAAGCCCTTCCAAAAGGACAAGTTTAACACAGCCCGCATTGTCGTCAAAGGCAACCATGTGGAACACTGGCTCAATGGAGAGAAACTCATCGAATAC
This is a stretch of genomic DNA from Akkermansia sp. N21116. It encodes these proteins:
- a CDS encoding DUF1080 domain-containing protein gives rise to the protein MKLNNILTVACALASMGVAWAGEWHPLFNGKDLSNWEPLNGKAEFKAQDGKIIGVSTLHTPNSFLATKNTYKDFILEFEYKVDDGLNSGVQIRSESKPDYNNGRVHGYQCEIDTSPRAWSCGIYDEARRGWLYPLDKNPAAKKAFKHGEWNKVRIEAIGDTIRTWLNGIPCANLVDNMTPEGIIALQVHGIGGNKDLAGKTIEWKNIRIMTDDLDKEATPDKGDIPQFNNIDNHISAREAADGWKLLWDGKTTTGWRGAKLAQFPDHGWKIDPEKGTLTVLKSGGAESANGGDIVTEKKYKNFELLVDFKITKGANSGIKYFVDTNLNKGEGSSIGCEFQILDDQNHPDAKLGKNGNRKLGSLYDLIPAPENKPFQKDKFNTARIVVKGNHVEHWLNGEKLIEYKRGDQAWKDLVAGSKYKNWPKFGELEEGNILLQDHGDEVTFKNIKIKELD